From the genome of Canis lupus familiaris isolate Mischka breed German Shepherd chromosome 8, alternate assembly UU_Cfam_GSD_1.0, whole genome shotgun sequence, one region includes:
- the SYNE3 gene encoding nesprin-3 isoform X3, which yields MTQLAQESFDRSVEDAWEWMRAVQDRLQVNDNTQGPRAALEARLRETEKICQLEPEGRVKVDLVLRAAEALLVCCHEDQKPAILAQLKDLKAQWEETVTYMTHCHSRIEWVWLHWSEYLLARDEFYRWFQKMLEVLEVPAELQLGLKEKQWQLSHAQVLLHNVGNEAVLLDRLLEEAASLFNRIGDPSVDEDAQKRMKAEYSAVKAKAQARVDLLEQVTREHEHFQAGVDEFQLWLKAMMEKVSSCLGRSCKLSTKHRLCMLQDIAEDFPWGEKSLRRLEEQAVGVLQNTSPLGAEKITKELEDMRRVLEKLRVLWEEEEGRLQGLLRSMSACEQQRQQLEAELAEFKKDLRRLAKEGLEPAEKAGTEEELVTRWRLYSATRTALAAEEPRVARLQAQLKELVAFPHDLQPLSDSVVAALQEFQSMKGKSTRLRNATGVELWQRFQRPLQDLQIWRTLAQRLLDVTASLPDLPSIHTFLPQIEAALAESSRLKEQLTALQLKRDVLRSLFGPDRATALLEQVAGSVRDRDLLHNSLLQRKSKLQSLLAQHRDFGDAFQPLQKKLSDLQARVQAENGFRHDLPGKQAQLLRLQGLQEEGLDLGAQMEAMRPLIQGNPSHQHKMDQLSTDYQALQGCLEDLTDRCQQSVQEHCVFSHELLELQQWITMVTQKLESHQEEAGPWDAQSREVQVERLLAEFPEKEAQLALVEAHGQLVMKKSSPEGAAVVQEELKELATSWQALRLLEESLLSLIRNQQLQRTEVDSGKKMIFTNNIPKAGFVIDPTNPVSRHPRQANLLQGEGGREGFSRLLRDFEQWLEVENTKLVRIIAMRMATAKDLKTRETKLRELETRVPEGQQLFEDLLHLGPARGTSDELEDLRYRWMLYKSKLKDSGYLLTQSSPGEPTGFQKASQMRRNTLLRSLRKP from the exons AAAATATGCCAGCTGGAGCCGGAGGGGCGCGTGAAGGTGGACCTGGTGCTGCGGGCGGCTGAAGCCCTCCTGGTGTGCTGCCATGAGGACCAGAAGCCCGCGATCCTGGCCCAGCTGAAGGACCTCAAAGCCCAGTGGGAGGAGACGGTCACTTACATGACTCACTGTCACAG CCGCATCGAGTGGGTGTGGCTGCACTGGAGCGAGTATCTGCTGGCTCGGGATGAGTTCTACCGCTGGTTCCAGAAGATGCTGGAGGTGCTGGAGGTCCCCGCGGAGCTGCAGCTGGGCCTGAAAGAGAAGCAGTGGCAGCTGAGCCACGCCCAGGTGCTGCTGCACAACGTGGGCAACGAGGCGGTGCTCCTTGACCGGCTGCTGGAGGAGGCGGCTTCCCTGTTCAACAGGATCGGGGACCCCAGTGTGGACGAGGATGCCCAGAAGAGGATGAAGGCTGAGTACAGTGCTGTGAAGGCCAAAGCTCAG GCCAGAGTGGATCTGCTGGAACAGGTGACGCGGGAGCACGAGCATTTCCAGGCGGGTGTGGACGAGTTCCAGCTGTGGCTGAAAGCCATGATGGAGAAGGTGAGCAGCTGCCTGGGGCGGAGCTGCAAACTGTCCACCAAGCACCGTCTCTGCATGCTGCAG GACATCGCCGAGGATTTTCCCTGGGGTGAGAAGTCCTTGAGGAGGTTGGAGGAACAGGCTGTGGGCGTGCTCCAGAACACCTCTCCTTTGGGTGCGGAGAAGATCACCAAGGAGCTGGAGGACATGCGGAGAGTTCTGGAGAAGCTGCGGGTcctctgggaggaggaggaggggcggctGCAGGGCCTGCTCAGGTCCATGAGCGCCTGTGAGCAACAGCGGCAGCAGCTGGAGGCCGAGCTCGCGGAGTTCAAGAAGGACCTCCGGAGGCTGGCCAAGGAGGGCCTGGAGCCCGCAGAGAAGGCGGGGACCGAGGAGGAGCTGGTGACCCGCTGGAGGCTCTACTCG GCGACGCGGACGGCCCTGGCCGCCGAAGAGCCCCGGGTGGCCCGGCTGCAGGCGCAGCTGAAGGAGCTCGTCGCCTTCCCCCATGACCTGCAGCCGCTCTCCGACAGCGTGGTCGCTGCCCTCCAGGAGTTCCAGAG CATGAAGGGGAAGAGCACCAGGCTGCGCAATGCCACGGGGGTGGAGCTGTGGCAGCGCTTCCAGCGGCCTCTGCAGGACCTGCAGATATGGAGGACCCTGGCCCAGAGGCTCCTGGATGTCACCGCCAGCCTGCCAGACCTGCCCTCCATCCACACCTTCCTGCCCCAGATCGAG GCCGCCCTGGCCGAGAGCTCGCGCTTGAAGGAGCAGCTGACCGCCCTGCAGCTGAAGAGAGACGTGCTGAGGAGCCTCTTCGGCCCCGACAGGGCCACGGCGCTCCTGGAGCAGGTGGCCGGCTCCGTGCGGGACAGGGACCTGCTGCACAACAGCCTCCTGCAGAGGAAGAGCAAGCTGCAG AGCTTGCTGGCTCAGCACAGAGACTTTGGGGACGCTTTCCAACCCCTCCAGAAGAAGCTCTCGGACCTCCAAGCCAGGGTCCAAGCCGAGAACGGGTTTCGGCACGACCTTCCTGGGAAACAGGCCCAGCTCCTGAGGTTGCAG GGGCTGCAGGAAGAGGGCCTGGACCTGGGGGCACAGATGGAGGCCATGAGGCCTCTCATCCAGGGGAACCCCAGCCACCAGCACAAAATGGACCAGCTTTCCACCGACTACCAGGCCCTGCAGGGGTGTCTGGAG GACCTCACGGACAGGTGCCAGCAGAGCGTGCAGGAACATTGTGTCTTCAGCCACGAGCTGCTGGAGCTGCAGCAGTGGATCACCATGGTCACCCAGAAGCTAGAGTCACACCAGGAGGAGGCAGGCCCGTGGGACGCCCAGTCCCGAGAGGTGCAAGTCGAG AGGCTGCTGGCTGAATTCCCGGAGAAGGAGGCCCAGCTGGCCCTGGTGGAAGCCCACGGCCAGCTGGTGATGAAGAAGTCTTCTCCAGAAGGGGCCGCTGTGGTCCAGGAGGAGCTGAAGGAACTGGCGACATCGTGGCAGGCCCTGAGGCTGCTGGAGGAAAGCCTGCTGAG CCTCATCAGAAACCAGCAGCTGCAGAGGACGGAAGTGGATTCGGGGAAGAAGATGATTTTCACCAACAACATCCCAAAGGCCGGGTTTGTCATCGATCCCACGAATCCTGTTTCCAGGCATCCCCGTCAG GCGAATCTGCTCCAGGGAGAGGGCGGCCGTGAAGGTTTCTCCCGGCTCCTGAGGGACTTTGAGCAGTGGCTGGAGGTGGAAAACACTAAGCTGGTTAGAATCATCGCAATGAGGATGGCCACAGCCAAGGATCTGAAGACCAGGGAAACGAAGCTACGG GAGCTGGAGACTCGGGTACCAGAAGGTCAGCAACTCTTCGAGGACCTCCTTCATCTCGGGCCAGCAAGGGGGACCTCAGACGAACTGGAAGACCTGCGTTACCGGTGGATGCTGTACAAGTCCAAACTCAAGGACTCTGGCTACCTGCTG ACACAGAGTTCTCCAGGGGAGCCGACCGGATTCCAAAAG
- the SYNE3 gene encoding nesprin-3 isoform X4, whose protein sequence is MTQLAQESFDRSVEDAWEWMRAVQDRLQVNDNTQGPRAALEARLRETEKICQLEPEGRVKVDLVLRAAEALLVCCHEDQKPAILAQLKDLKAQWEETVTYMTHCHSRIEWVWLHWSEYLLARDEFYRWFQKMLEVLEVPAELQLGLKEKQWQLSHAQVLLHNVGNEAVLLDRLLEEAASLFNRIGDPSVDEDAQKRMKAEYSAVKAKAQARVDLLEQVTREHEHFQAGVDEFQLWLKAMMEKVSSCLGRSCKLSTKHRLCMLQDIAEDFPWGEKSLRRLEEQAVGVLQNTSPLGAEKITKELEDMRRVLEKLRVLWEEEEGRLQGLLRSMSACEQQRQQLEAELAEFKKDLRRLAKEGLEPAEKAGTEEELVTRWRLYSATRTALAAEEPRVARLQAQLKELVAFPHDLQPLSDSVVAALQEFQSMKGKSTRLRNATGVELWQRFQRPLQDLQIWRTLAQRLLDVTASLPDLPSIHTFLPQIEAALAESSRLKEQLTALQLKRDVLRSLFGPDRATALLEQVAGSVRDRDLLHNSLLQRKSKLQSLLAQHRDFGDAFQPLQKKLSDLQARVQAENGFRHDLPGKQAQLLRLQGLQEEGLDLGAQMEAMRPLIQGNPSHQHKMDQLSTDYQALQGCLEDLTDRCQQSVQEHCVFSHELLELQQWITMVTQKLESHQEEAGPWDAQSREVQVERLLAEFPEKEAQLALVEAHGQLVMKKSSPEGAAVVQEELKELATSWQALRLLEESLLSLIRNQQLQRTEVDSGKKMIFTNNIPKAGFVIDPTNPVSRHPRQANLLQGEGGREGFSRLLRDFEQWLEVENTKLVRIIAMRMATAKDLKTRETKLRELETRVPEGQQLFEDLLHLGPARGTSDELEDLRYRWMLYKSKLKDSGYLLTQSSPGEPTGFQKALNPG, encoded by the exons AAAATATGCCAGCTGGAGCCGGAGGGGCGCGTGAAGGTGGACCTGGTGCTGCGGGCGGCTGAAGCCCTCCTGGTGTGCTGCCATGAGGACCAGAAGCCCGCGATCCTGGCCCAGCTGAAGGACCTCAAAGCCCAGTGGGAGGAGACGGTCACTTACATGACTCACTGTCACAG CCGCATCGAGTGGGTGTGGCTGCACTGGAGCGAGTATCTGCTGGCTCGGGATGAGTTCTACCGCTGGTTCCAGAAGATGCTGGAGGTGCTGGAGGTCCCCGCGGAGCTGCAGCTGGGCCTGAAAGAGAAGCAGTGGCAGCTGAGCCACGCCCAGGTGCTGCTGCACAACGTGGGCAACGAGGCGGTGCTCCTTGACCGGCTGCTGGAGGAGGCGGCTTCCCTGTTCAACAGGATCGGGGACCCCAGTGTGGACGAGGATGCCCAGAAGAGGATGAAGGCTGAGTACAGTGCTGTGAAGGCCAAAGCTCAG GCCAGAGTGGATCTGCTGGAACAGGTGACGCGGGAGCACGAGCATTTCCAGGCGGGTGTGGACGAGTTCCAGCTGTGGCTGAAAGCCATGATGGAGAAGGTGAGCAGCTGCCTGGGGCGGAGCTGCAAACTGTCCACCAAGCACCGTCTCTGCATGCTGCAG GACATCGCCGAGGATTTTCCCTGGGGTGAGAAGTCCTTGAGGAGGTTGGAGGAACAGGCTGTGGGCGTGCTCCAGAACACCTCTCCTTTGGGTGCGGAGAAGATCACCAAGGAGCTGGAGGACATGCGGAGAGTTCTGGAGAAGCTGCGGGTcctctgggaggaggaggaggggcggctGCAGGGCCTGCTCAGGTCCATGAGCGCCTGTGAGCAACAGCGGCAGCAGCTGGAGGCCGAGCTCGCGGAGTTCAAGAAGGACCTCCGGAGGCTGGCCAAGGAGGGCCTGGAGCCCGCAGAGAAGGCGGGGACCGAGGAGGAGCTGGTGACCCGCTGGAGGCTCTACTCG GCGACGCGGACGGCCCTGGCCGCCGAAGAGCCCCGGGTGGCCCGGCTGCAGGCGCAGCTGAAGGAGCTCGTCGCCTTCCCCCATGACCTGCAGCCGCTCTCCGACAGCGTGGTCGCTGCCCTCCAGGAGTTCCAGAG CATGAAGGGGAAGAGCACCAGGCTGCGCAATGCCACGGGGGTGGAGCTGTGGCAGCGCTTCCAGCGGCCTCTGCAGGACCTGCAGATATGGAGGACCCTGGCCCAGAGGCTCCTGGATGTCACCGCCAGCCTGCCAGACCTGCCCTCCATCCACACCTTCCTGCCCCAGATCGAG GCCGCCCTGGCCGAGAGCTCGCGCTTGAAGGAGCAGCTGACCGCCCTGCAGCTGAAGAGAGACGTGCTGAGGAGCCTCTTCGGCCCCGACAGGGCCACGGCGCTCCTGGAGCAGGTGGCCGGCTCCGTGCGGGACAGGGACCTGCTGCACAACAGCCTCCTGCAGAGGAAGAGCAAGCTGCAG AGCTTGCTGGCTCAGCACAGAGACTTTGGGGACGCTTTCCAACCCCTCCAGAAGAAGCTCTCGGACCTCCAAGCCAGGGTCCAAGCCGAGAACGGGTTTCGGCACGACCTTCCTGGGAAACAGGCCCAGCTCCTGAGGTTGCAG GGGCTGCAGGAAGAGGGCCTGGACCTGGGGGCACAGATGGAGGCCATGAGGCCTCTCATCCAGGGGAACCCCAGCCACCAGCACAAAATGGACCAGCTTTCCACCGACTACCAGGCCCTGCAGGGGTGTCTGGAG GACCTCACGGACAGGTGCCAGCAGAGCGTGCAGGAACATTGTGTCTTCAGCCACGAGCTGCTGGAGCTGCAGCAGTGGATCACCATGGTCACCCAGAAGCTAGAGTCACACCAGGAGGAGGCAGGCCCGTGGGACGCCCAGTCCCGAGAGGTGCAAGTCGAG AGGCTGCTGGCTGAATTCCCGGAGAAGGAGGCCCAGCTGGCCCTGGTGGAAGCCCACGGCCAGCTGGTGATGAAGAAGTCTTCTCCAGAAGGGGCCGCTGTGGTCCAGGAGGAGCTGAAGGAACTGGCGACATCGTGGCAGGCCCTGAGGCTGCTGGAGGAAAGCCTGCTGAG CCTCATCAGAAACCAGCAGCTGCAGAGGACGGAAGTGGATTCGGGGAAGAAGATGATTTTCACCAACAACATCCCAAAGGCCGGGTTTGTCATCGATCCCACGAATCCTGTTTCCAGGCATCCCCGTCAG GCGAATCTGCTCCAGGGAGAGGGCGGCCGTGAAGGTTTCTCCCGGCTCCTGAGGGACTTTGAGCAGTGGCTGGAGGTGGAAAACACTAAGCTGGTTAGAATCATCGCAATGAGGATGGCCACAGCCAAGGATCTGAAGACCAGGGAAACGAAGCTACGG GAGCTGGAGACTCGGGTACCAGAAGGTCAGCAACTCTTCGAGGACCTCCTTCATCTCGGGCCAGCAAGGGGGACCTCAGACGAACTGGAAGACCTGCGTTACCGGTGGATGCTGTACAAGTCCAAACTCAAGGACTCTGGCTACCTGCTG ACACAGAGTTCTCCAGGGGAGCCGACCGGATTCCAAAAG